One segment of Zonotrichia albicollis isolate bZonAlb1 chromosome 4, bZonAlb1.hap1, whole genome shotgun sequence DNA contains the following:
- the TTLL1 gene encoding polyglutamylase complex subunit TTLL1, with the protein MAGKVKWVTDIEKSVLINNFEKRGWIQVAENEDWNFYWMSVQTIRNVFSVETGYRLSDDQIVNHFPNHYELTRKDLMVKNIKRYRKELEKEGSPLAEKDENGKYIYLDFVPVTFMLPADYNLFVEEFRKNPSSTWIMKPCGKAQGKGIFLINKLSQIKKWSRDSKTSSFVSQSSKEAYVISLYINNPLLIGGKKFDLRLYVLVSTYRPLRCYMYKLGFCRFCTVKYTPSTSELDNMFVHLTNVAIQKHGDDYNHIHGGKWTVSNLRLYLESTRGKEVTNKLFDEIHWIIVQSLKAVAPVMNNDKHCFECYGYDIIIDDKLKPWLIEVNASPSLTSSTANDRILKYNLINDTLNIAVPNGEIPDCKWNKSPPKEVLGNYEVLYDEEMAQSDGTDRDLRGRPGQPTGVKGSRARDSGKPVLTTWK; encoded by the exons ATGGCAGGAAAAGTAAAGTGGGTAACTGACATAGAAAAATCTGTTCTAATAAACAACTTTGAAAAAAGAGGATGGATTCAGGTGGCAGAAAATGAAGACTGGAATTTTTATTG GATGAGCGTCCAAACAATCAGAAATGTGTTCAGTGTGGAAACCGGTTACCGCCTCTCCGATGACCAAATTGTCAATCATTTCCCAAACCACTATGAGCTGACCAGAAAAGATTTGATGGTAAAGAATATCAAGAGATACAGAAAAGAACTTGAGAAAGAAGGAAGTCCTCTTGCAGAAAAGGATGAAAATGGGAAATATATTTATTTGG ATTTTGTTCCTGTGACTTTTATGCTTCCTGCCGATTATAATCTCTTTGTTGAAGAATTCAGAAAGAATCCCTCCAGCACATGGATTATGAAACCTTGTGGCAAAGCTCAAGGAAAAGGAATATTTCTAATCAACAAACTCTCCCAAATAAAAAAATGGTCTCGAGACAGCAAAACATCTTC GTTTGTGTCTCAGTCTTCCAAAGAAGCCTATGTGATTTCACTCTACATCAACAATCCCTTACTAATTGGTGGAAAGAAATTTGATCTTCGTCTCTATGTTTTGGTGTCTACCTATCGTCCACTGAGATGTTACAT GTACAAGCTTGGGTTTTGCCGGTTTTGCACAGTGAAATACACACCAAGTACAAGTGAACTGGATAACATGTTTGTACATCTTACAAATGTTGCCATTCAGAAACATGGG GATGATTACAACCATATCCATGGAGGCAAGTGGACAGTGAGTAACTTACGCCTCTACCTGGAGAGCACCCGTGGGAAGGAAGTCACCAACAAATTATTTGATGAAATCCACTGGATCATTGTGCAGTCCCTGAAGGCGGTTGCG cctGTAATGAATAATGATAAACACTGCTTTGAGTGTTATGGATATGACATTATTATTGATGACAAGCTTAAACCTTGGCTAATTGAG GTTAATGCTTCCCCTTCTCTTACTTCCAGCACTGCTAATGATCGCATCTTGAAGTATAATCTTATTAATGACACGCTTAACATTGCTGTGCCTAACGGGGAAATTCCTGACTGCAAATGGAATAAATCTCCACCAAAAGAGGTTCTGGGCAATTATGAAGTCTT ATACGATGAAGAGATGGCGCAGAGCGACGGGACTGACCGCGACCTGCGGGGCCGTCCTGGGCAGCCCACGGGGGTCAAAGGAAGCCGTGCAAGAGATTCAGGAAAGCCTGTCCTGACCACCTGGAAGTGA